Part of the Bdellovibrionales bacterium genome, CGCGAGCGGCCGAGAGGATGATGCGATTCGGTCCTTTGAGGCCTTCGGTGATAAATTGACCTGAGTAGCAGGCCGAAACTAAGATCACCGTGGGCTCCTGTCCGCAGGCGGAGTTGACCAAAGTCTCTAAAGCACCGGGGGGAAGGATGCCCGCCATGGAAAAGTAAAAACCCTTGCCTTCAAGGCCGTGAGAAGTCATGTGGATCAAACATCCTTCTCCGGATTTGACGGTGGTCTTTTTAAATGCGGTGGCGACGTTTTGGGCCACGGCTGGATACACTTGATTTTGCTGAGATATAAATTTTTTCGACGAGGAAAGTTGAACCGTTGTCAGCGAACCGAGTTTGGAAAACATCTGCGTGAGATCAACGCGACCATTATCAAAATTATCGATAGAATCATCGCCGGCAATAAATATTCCGCGCCATTCTAAAGCGTGAGCAGCAGACGTGATCGATAATGTCAAAGCAAGGACAATAGATAATTTCTTAAGATACATTGGATGGACCCCTTTTAATTGCAAGACCCTTATTGCAAGGGACCTTAGTACCTCTTTTTTAGGCAAAGCGAAATCAATTTATAAAATTTCGAACGCGTCGAGAAAAAATAAAGTAATTTCTTCATCATTTTGTTTTGAGGTCATAAGCGAGTATCGGCGCTGCGATTTTATGCTAGATAGGTTCTACAAAAAGGGGACACTATGAACACTGTAATTCTCGTCGTTTTGAATCTTATCACGTCGTGGGCCGTTGCCACTCAGGGAGGTTCGATTCAGTTCATCAAGGACAGTCAGGTTCCTGTCGAAATCCAGGCCAAAATCATCGAGGAGATTCAGCAGCGCTGCCCGAGCGTATTCAGTGCAACTGAAGTGCAAACGTCAGTAAAAATCGTCCAAGTGGATCAAGGAGTACAGGATACGTATTTTTCAACAGAATTGAGTGCCAACACGAAGGGAAACAAAAATTCTAAAATCATCCAGCTGAGGGTGCAATCGGTCGAGTGGGCTGTGAGCCACCCTGATATCGAACAGTTTGAAGTGCTATGGATCTCTAGTGCGACAGAGTCCGTTTGTAACTAACCCTTACGTTTCCAAATAAAAAAGC contains:
- a CDS encoding C13 family peptidase → MYLKKLSIVLALTLSITSAAHALEWRGIFIAGDDSIDNFDNGRVDLTQMFSKLGSLTTVQLSSSKKFISQQNQVYPAVAQNVATAFKKTTVKSGEGCLIHMTSHGLEGKGFYFSMAGILPPGALETLVNSACGQEPTVILVSACYSGQFITEGLKGPNRIILSAARADRPSFGCSADTRYTYWDECLLTEIPKSSNWPEAYSKVNVCITGKEKALGANPSEPQAYFGENTKEWPILH